One segment of Capnocytophaga sp. oral taxon 878 DNA contains the following:
- a CDS encoding ankyrin repeat domain-containing protein, producing MLHYYLKPRKNEKISFQVVMDIFLKYGANINQKQEDKQFGYSLLHLAVITKNLEAFNYLIEKGADVNAQDINGNSILSSAVFNYNRDTDFYTEIINKLIEKGANIYLENNYGVSAYSLANNIASDVKKFFQ from the coding sequence ATATTACATTACTATTTAAAACCTAGAAAAAATGAGAAAATATCTTTTCAAGTAGTAATGGATATATTTCTTAAATATGGAGCAAATATCAATCAAAAGCAAGAAGATAAACAATTTGGATATTCTCTACTTCATTTAGCCGTTATTACTAAAAATTTAGAGGCTTTTAATTATCTCATAGAAAAAGGAGCCGATGTAAATGCTCAAGATATAAATGGAAATAGTATTTTATCTTCTGCTGTTTTTAATTATAACCGAGATACAGATTTTTATACTGAAATAATTAATAAGCTGATAGAAAAAGGAGCTAATATTTATTTAGAAAATAATTATGGGGTAAGTGCTTATTCTTTGGCTAATAATATAGCCTCTGATGTCAAGAAGTTTTTCCAGTAA
- a CDS encoding DUF4369 domain-containing protein, which yields MKRILMAVSALLMIVACDKKEENTMIVEGNIDGLKVGTIYLQQYVNDKLTNIDSVVADGSGKFTFKRHLESPEVFYIYLDLKKQAGTDLGDRLMFFGEDTIININSSYDMLEVKAKISGSKSQKQYEDYSHTMRRFGMRNAELLEKQINAFKVGNTTLADSLNMASERNNYRRHLFVLNYALTHPDSYITPYVVLVDAPNTRVKYLDSIYGKLNKEVAASKYGKEFKTYIEVARKRENERTATDTTTENAE from the coding sequence ATGAAAAGAATATTAATGGCTGTGTCGGCACTATTGATGATAGTAGCTTGTGACAAAAAAGAAGAAAACACAATGATTGTGGAAGGGAATATAGACGGACTAAAAGTCGGTACTATTTATTTGCAACAATATGTAAATGATAAACTTACTAATATAGATTCGGTAGTAGCTGATGGCAGTGGTAAGTTTACTTTTAAAAGACATCTAGAAAGCCCTGAAGTGTTTTATATTTACCTTGACCTGAAAAAACAAGCTGGCACTGATTTGGGAGACCGATTAATGTTTTTTGGTGAAGATACTATTATAAATATTAATAGTTCATACGATATGCTAGAAGTGAAGGCTAAAATTAGCGGTTCTAAATCACAAAAACAATATGAGGACTATTCACATACAATGAGACGATTTGGAATGCGTAATGCAGAGCTATTAGAAAAACAAATTAATGCATTTAAGGTAGGCAATACTACTTTGGCTGATTCACTGAATATGGCTTCGGAAAGGAATAACTACCGTAGGCATCTTTTTGTATTGAATTATGCACTGACCCATCCTGACTCATATATTACTCCTTATGTAGTGCTTGTAGATGCACCGAATACACGTGTAAAATACTTAGATTCTATTTATGGAAAACTTAATAAAGAGGTAGCAGCCTCTAAATATGGTAAAGAGTTTAAAACTTATATAGAAGTAGCAAGAAAACGTGAAAATGAAAGAACAGCTACAGATACTACTACAGAAAATGCAGAGTAA